Genomic segment of Paracoccus jeotgali:
CCGCCTCGACGATCCGGCCGTCCTTCATCACCACGACATGATCGGCGATATCGGCGACGACGCCAAAGTCATGGGTGATGAAAAGCACCGCGGTGTTGAAATCCGCCTTCAGCTTCTCGATCAGCTCCAGAATCTCGGCCTGCGTGGTGACGTCGAGCGCTGTGGTCGGCTCGTCCGCGATCAGCAGGGCCGGGTTGAGCAGAAGCGCCCCGGCGATCACCACCCGCTGTGCCTGGCCCCCGGACATCTCATGCGGATAGGACCGGTAGGCGCGTTCCGGATCGGGCAGCAAGACCGCAGCCAGCATGTCCATCACCCGCTTGCGGCGCTCTTGCCTGGGAACACCATGAACCTGCAGGATCTCTTCCAGTTGTCGGCCGATCCGCTGGATCGGGTTCAGGCTTGATACGGCGTCCTGAAACACCATCGCCACGCGAGGGCCGCGCAAGGCGTTATAGGCGGCAGAGCGTTGCGGCGGGTTTTGCGTGCCCTGCAGGGCGATGGTGCCACTGGTCATCGGCAGGACCGGAGCCAGCATTCCCATGATCGCCTGTGCGACCACCGATTTTCCCGACCCGCTTTCGCCGACCAGGCACAGCGTCTCGCCCGGCGCGATCGTCAGATCAATGTCGGCGACCGCCAATTCGCGGTCCGCGCCTGACGGCAATCCGATGGTCAGATCGCGCACCGTCAGGACGGGAGAAGGCGAGGGGGCCGGCATCTAGCCCATGAACATCTTGTCGAAGATCGTGACGTCGCTGTTGCCGGGGTCCCAGTTCAAATCCTCGCGGATGCCGAAGCTCACGACGTTACGCCAGAAATACATACCTGGCGTGATGTCCTCCCACTCGTCTACCAGCTCAAGATAGGCGGCTTTGCGGGCTTCGAAGTCCTGCGCATCCTCGAAGCGTTCGCCGATCTCGAGGAAGCGATCCGAAGGCACCCAGGTCTTGTGCGCAGCGGTGGTCCGGCTGGAATCCGGACCCCAGTCCAGCCAGAGCGGCCGGTAGGGGTCGCCGGAAAATTCGCTCGACATCGACATGTTCAGCAGGTGGAACGGGCGCTCATAGGCCAGCGAGAAATTGTCCACGATCCGGATGCGGACGTTGATGCCGATGTCACGCCACTGCTCAACCATGAATTCGGCGGCGACTTCGTAGTTCGGATAGAAGCCGCGGACGATATGCCAGATCAGCTCCTCGCCGTCATAATCAGACATTTCCAGCAGCTCGCGGGCGCGTTCGGGATCATAGGGATAGGCGCGCTTGCGGTCGGGGTCGTAATAATCGCCGTATTCGGGGAAGTTGAACGGCGTCGGAACGAAGGTGGCATCGCCCCAAAGCGCCTGCGTGATGCCCTCGCGGTCGATGGCCGAGACCATGGCCTTGCGCAGGTTCGGATCGGTCAACGGGTTGTCCGGAAGATCCTCAGTGTTCAGCGTGTTGAACGCGAACATCGGATAGTTCTCGATCGATTTCTCCAGAACCTTGATGCCTGGCGTGGATCGGACCACCTCGATCTGGTCAGAGGGAATGTTGACGATCACGTCGAACTCGCCCGCCGCCAGCCCGGCATAACGGGTCGAGAATTCGGGCACGATCCTGAAGGTCAGACTCTGGGCCGGAATCGGGCCGTTCCAATAGTCGTCGAACGCCTCGGCCACCAGTTCCGTCGAAGGATTGAACGACACGAGCTTATAGGGGCCGGTGCCCATCGGCTTTTGTCCAAAGGCATCGCGGCCGGCTTCTTCATAATAATGCTTGGGCAGCACGAAACCGATAGGGGTCACCATGCGGTAGGGAATCGAGGGGTCGGGCGCCTCGGTCTCGATCTCGACGGTCAGCGGCCCGGTGGCCTCGACACGGACGATGCCGGCGGCATAGCGGGTGCCGCGGGGCGCTTCGGGCTCCTCTCCCCAAAGCCGCTTTTCCGAGATCGAGAAGGCCACGTCTTCGGCGTCCATGACATGTCCGTCGTGGAACTTCACACCGTCTCGCAACTGGAACGTCCAGATTGTCGGGCTGGTCCGCTCCCAGCTCGTGGCCAGCCATGGCACAAGCTCGGTGCCGTCGGGGTCATCCCAGCGGTTGCGGCGCACCAGCGTGTCGAAGAGGTTCCAATGCACGCGCCCGCCCGACGTCGAGATTCCGATGACGGGGTCCATGGTTTCCCACAGGTTGTCGACGGCGATCACCAGATCGGGTCGGGTCTGAGCGACAGCGCGAAATGGCATCAAGGCGCTCACTGCACCGATTGCTGCGGCGCTCGCGAGCAATGATCTGCGTGTTGTCCTCATTA
This window contains:
- a CDS encoding ABC transporter substrate-binding protein: MPFRAVAQTRPDLVIAVDNLWETMDPVIGISTSGGRVHWNLFDTLVRRNRWDDPDGTELVPWLATSWERTSPTIWTFQLRDGVKFHDGHVMDAEDVAFSISEKRLWGEEPEAPRGTRYAAGIVRVEATGPLTVEIETEAPDPSIPYRMVTPIGFVLPKHYYEEAGRDAFGQKPMGTGPYKLVSFNPSTELVAEAFDDYWNGPIPAQSLTFRIVPEFSTRYAGLAAGEFDVIVNIPSDQIEVVRSTPGIKVLEKSIENYPMFAFNTLNTEDLPDNPLTDPNLRKAMVSAIDREGITQALWGDATFVPTPFNFPEYGDYYDPDRKRAYPYDPERARELLEMSDYDGEELIWHIVRGFYPNYEVAAEFMVEQWRDIGINVRIRIVDNFSLAYERPFHLLNMSMSSEFSGDPYRPLWLDWGPDSSRTTAAHKTWVPSDRFLEIGERFEDAQDFEARKAAYLELVDEWEDITPGMYFWRNVVSFGIREDLNWDPGNSDVTIFDKMFMG